ACATTCTAAGGCTTTTACTTTACTTTGGAATCCCTCAAAACCCAAGTAAGTGAAGTAGAGCTTGATACGGGAATTGGATTGAATTGAACTCAGTGCACTCCAACACAGTTGATAACTAATGTCCCCTTGTTGGCTATGCCTAAagtttcttttctttaattagATTGAGGCAGTGCAATAAAAGCATGattaaagtttcatcaccaaGGGCAAAAgcaaaatttaggtgatttagGTCTAAAGGTTAGCACATGGGATGGACCTATGGAATTGATATCCTTGCACTGTGATAGCATATAAGATTATTCTAGCGAGGTACTCTATGCCAATACAAAGAcgagaaaaacatattaaattgcCCTGTACGATCATACCTCTCTTAGAGGAAAAATATCCTAAGGGGTCATCATTAAACATGATAGAAAACTTAGAGGAAATGAAATATTCCATAATAAGAAATAGGATAGGTTTTGGGATGAAGGATGAATCTCCTCGAGGACCTTTTATGCAATTGTTACATAAGCCTTTTGAAGGTCCGCCATAATGAGGAAACCAAAGAGACAACTTCTCTTGTATGGATTGATAGAAACTTGAGAGATGCACACATTATGAATGATGCTCATACCACTCACAAAGGCCCCTTGCTCCTTAGGACCTTAAGTATGGAAGATAAGATTATCTAGCATTAGCCTTAGGTGCTACAAATACGCTAAGATTGGAGATTCCTATGTAAAGGACATTGCAACATGCAATACGCTTATAATACCAAGATTGCAAGAACATATAAGGATTTTTCGAGAAATGGGAATGAAAATCAGAGATATAGAGTTGAGGTTTACTGGGGAATTATTTGTTGAGACTTGGTAAATTTCATGTCATGTCTTTTATTGCTCAAGGGATGAGAacagattaaaaatttataagttatgaATATTCCCCTACATATTATTTTATCTatcattttcattaaaattaaaatagtttttttcatATCTCAAGCTTCTATTCTATTACCTACAACCATAGGATATTTTCCGTGAGACTTAGAAGTTCTCAAGTCTTATTATCTATATCCATTACTCCAAAACAAACAAGGGAATTATTCAAGTCTCATCCCAAAGTTTCAATCCCTCTCCCCAATCTTCTCCAAACAAACATACCTTTAGTCTTTAGAACCAAGGCTAGGAGAGATATTTTTACCAAATAATGACATAATATATTACCAAAATAGGAAGAAAGTACAAAGGGAAAACCTCACCATCTACTAGCGAGGAAGACAAAGCAAAAACACACGAAACAACCCTAAATTCGCCTGAACTCCACGATAAGCTCCACGAAAGCatataatataattcaataCATAAAAGATAATTTCAGCAAccctaaatttattaattagcaCCAATCAACTCATCTTAGTCTGAACTCGAAGATCAACGGAAACTATTTCCATAATGACAACAGTCCATTCCaggtataaaaaaattaaaaataaaataaaaaaaacagctatataattattattctatATGAAAATACTTATCTTCCAATCCGCTGATAAAATTAGTAAAACGCATTAGCACAATAAAATCCGTATTACTCACCTAAGCATGGTATGATAATCATCGAGATGATTCGGAAGCAAAGCCTTTTCAACCAAAATCTGACGAAAAGCATCAACagcttcttcatctttctcgTCCCTAAAGTCATCAATAGCAATTGCCGCGAATTTACAATCAGCAATTCGCCTGCCTCTTTTCCTCAGTCCATGAGCCAATTTCGTTGACGCATTGACGGCTTTCTTCCTCAAACTCCTGACCCTCGTTCTTCTTACTGGCTCATCCTCAGAAACTTCAATCTCCGACTTTCTTTCTTCTCGGATTTCCTCTAGAATAGATCAtcatcaaaaatcaatcaaagaaatttgaattcaaatcgaaaaaaaaaaaaatttaattcagCAGTAAGTACCTGGCATGATTAAATCATCCGAATTTTCTGCAatgaatcaataaaataaaatgtgatGGAAAAATCAGCAAACTAAAACTGATCTAAGCAACATTTAAGCACAAATTCAATTCGAATTGATCCAATTTCACTAGTAATTTTtcagtaaaattttaatttaaacaaAAGGAAGAATCTGAAAAATAATCCATTAATTAATAATGAAGGTGAAGCATCATACGAGAAAGAGTAATTTCAACGGAGGTGAAACATCACTATCAGAAAATCAAGTGAAAAAAAGCCAAAAAGCATTAAATAATTCTGACTTTTGATTCTCTATATGAGATGAGTTTCTCTCTCTACTGTAATATGTCGGCTGAGAGAGACGGGGAGAGGGAGAGGCGTGGAAAGTGAGTAAAGTAAAGAAGGTGCAATAAACGGTGTCTGACGGCTTTTATCAGAAATTGCTAGAAACGGAAAGGCTTCCGTCACGGTCGAGGGCGACGGAATGGTCTCCGTCAATCAAGTCTGCTCTTACTCTCATAGGTTTCCTTTCTCAATTTTATTCGTTACttgtttataatatattaaaacagattttgatgattaaaaaatttatttgatcttgtgaataaaatttgattttaaaaatgatttataatgtaaaaacaTTATATAcacaaaatttgatttcaaatcGAACCAAATCATCTAACctaaaatcaatttaatgaTCCGAATGAACACTTGTTGCATAACTCTGTTTGTCCCTTATAATCTAAACTATTCCTCGAATCATTTTATTTAGtattagaaattttaaaaaagtggGTGTTTTGAAGAAGGTGTGGATATTTAGTAATAATAGAAGACAGAAATTAAATTGTAtggataaatattaaaatatagttaagatATGAAGTAGACTTAAAGAAAGTGGTGGgtctattttcaaaaataaaaatgatgcaaaataaaaataacaatgccAAACTAAAAATGATGTTAAATGAGAAAGACATATGagtattttgttttttgtttgtctCTAAGATAATGcgcttttgttttctttgagtAGCAAGCTCAAATGGacagaaaaaataatttctttgaTGCTTTCAAAAGTATTACTGATTTACATTACATTAACAAGCTCAAATGGACAAAAGAAATAATTTCTTTGTCCTTCAATTTGCAAAAGAAAAGGTTTTTAACAAATGAGTTtagaattaacttaattaaagaCTTTTTACTTTTCACGGTATATTTTAGATTGGTTTTAAAGTCAAAAGAAGTGTTTAGTAAATAACTCTGCATTTTAACCCCAAAATGGAAAGATTAATTTGATTTGCTTTTTTCATTGGATTGTTGATTCccattttctctaataaataaccaacaatcaaacatgcattttattaaaaagtttGAAATATTTCTAGTGTCATAATTAAAGAGAGTCTATCAAAAGGAACATGATTAAATAACGTATACTTGGCATTTGCTAGTTTTGACTGTAAATCGCCTATTGTAACATCGGACGATTATGAAGATGACTTGTTTTTTACTTAGCTTAGTAATCACACGTGGTTATTAAAATAGAGCAATTCCGTCATTCCACAGATTTGGGCTAAAAGACGCTTagtttgagaataattttagcaacacttaatttttaaaattcttttatcaaataagcttttttttcttctatatTTCAAGTTTTATTAGGCATGTAGGTATGTttattttgaagtgtttttaagATTTAGACAAAAATGTGGGGGAGATTAAGTACAATTTCAGCAAAAAAGCTACTCTTGTAAAAGACATCTCTCGATGAGACAAGtaataaacaaaaaactcatatgctaataatttataCTAGTTAGACTAATTAACTTATGTATAAAATACATCACACGATAAGACTGTCtgtcatataagaatttgtggtTCTTTTACGCTATAAACCAATCACTCTAagttaacattttattttcaatctatAAGTGAAagcataattaaattaaatgttatttgattcatttaacataaattttattaatattaaatttatataattttagccaaattatagaaatttaaaatcaaatgagatatttaatttattttttttgaaagaaatgaGATATTTAATTAAGATACAAGAgtatgttttcatccaatttaaAAAATACCAATACTATCAACATTTTAAGCCAATGGTTACTTATAAAAGATACGTATCTTAAacccaacccattaaaaattaatatctacttatcatatttttaatgtctatttatattattttaatgcttacttaccatatccttagtgcatattttaatatcttaaatatctacttacgtcatttttaatgtctacttacaatatttaaaaaatctataaaaggtcggccaaaatagaaataatctctcaaagagacctcTCTCGTAAGAATTCGTGATGGTTTAAAGCAAAACTAGAAAAGACAAGACAAACAAGAGCCTAAATCCCGGAAAATTGGAAGCACCTCTGTGACGATAGAAGTGTTCATTTGGATTATGAACACCTTTATATATGACGAGTTCACCATAAATTTAACTAAAACGATGATTTCACAATTCAACACTCAGCATTGCTCAAAAGACTACTTCAACTAAAACGCTATTAAAACTCCTTTGACGAAATAATTTGTGcccaaaaattttcatattaaacTCAACACATAAGATAGCTATGATGCAAGTATAACTTGACAAATGATTAAAAGGAAACAAAACGGCAGTACAATGCAAATTCTATTTATCTAGCTTCCAAAAAACAACGACAGTACAATGCTCACTGCTCAGTACTTGACAGGCGCAAGAATTTCAAGCTGAGCTCCGAGCTTCTCTTCAGCAGCCTTCTCGGCCTTCACCCTCAGCCTGTTAAGCTGCTTCTTTCTTTCGTACAATTCCTGGGATCTTGCCTTTCTCTTCTCCTCAAGCTCCTGCAAGTCCAGTTACAATTTTAAGAgatattttcaataaaaataattgatacAGTTCAGGAGCGGATGGAAACAGTTGGGAAGTAAAATTCTGCTTGAACATTCTTTGCATGTTGTGTAcctttaaatttgctacataaTGGAAATTAAAGTGAAAATTCTTTGCATGttgtgtagcaaattcaaaggaaTGGATAGTTCATAAAGCAGGCTGCAGGACAGAAGACTTTGTGGTGGCAAGACCCATAACAGCAAAGATAACATGCTTGGTGGCAAAACATAGTTACAGCATGCCAATGACGAAGTATTAACATTATAATGATAGAGTAACATACAAAGTAAGTacattttggaaaaaaattacCATTTGTATTCCTCAAAAAACCAACAGCAACCATCTCTTACAACAAATTATACACAACTATCTAAATTACGGAAGAAATTGGTACACACTTGGCCTTCATTTTCACACAAACTAGTAAACATGCCCTAGTAGAATGGTTTCTAGTAATCAAAATCTAAAAGATGATTTACAATATTATAGGAGCGAAGAGCCGTGGTATattaaactttttaatttttaaatgttatattAAGGGTCATAGCATAGAAACAACTTAAACATAAACACATGCTGAAATTGTTGCACTTAAACAATACATAACTCTCAATCTAATAGACTTGTTCAGAAATAAGGTAAACTACGAACATCATCTAACAATCATAATGTGACCATAAAGAGATAAAGTGTATGCTAAGTTTACACTGCAAGAAACAAGACATCGAAGAACTTCACAATCATTCAAACAGATAACATACACATGCATATGAACAAGTCCAAGCTTAGTTAAGAATTACCAAccatatatataataacataaCAAATTACGACATACCCTTATTGTGTCATAGTGGTTCCAGCCGACTTCCTTGGATAAACGACCAAGCAAGCAGTATTTGTGACCCTTCTGCAGCCTCAGCACCCTGCattatacaaaattaaaaattagttataCAAATGTGCACAATTAAGATAAACAAAAGAACTAAATTGCCCAACAAGAAAATGTATAACAGCTTAGAAAATTGAACTCACTTGAGAGCATCAGGAACAACAACCCTCTTGGTCTTGTCGTAAGGTGGGGGAACACCCTCATACACTTTCAACCTAGCCAAGGCAGCAGCTCCTCTCTTGGTCTTGTGAGGAATCATACTACAACAAAACCAGTTTCCATGAAATAAATTTATCTAACAATGTTATTTAATTACTACCTTTAGTTGTAATTAGTTGATACACCTGCATAGTAACTATTATTCATCAATGGTTCAGTTCTACTTTTATTTTGTGTAAGAAAACAAATAATCAAGTAGGATTTTAATCTGTCCCAATGTATATAGTTACATCATAAGTTTATATAACTTCAATCATGTAAAGCTAATGATACCAAGGATAATAGCGCATTAGATAGTTTGCAAACAAAAAGTAAAACAACCAATTCCAACAAAAAAATTGTATGATAGCAGCTAAAGAATAAGTCAATTAATCCTACATAAACCTTTACACTTCAAAACACATTGGCATGCTAACCAGTTGAACTATAACACAAATTCACAAAGAACTATTTAGGACTAAATACACAGACTAATCTAATTACAAAGATACCTGATCTACAAATATAAAAGTTTCGTCTTCAAAGTTCCAAAAATTAGAAACACTCAAAAGCAGCTTCTCAAACATATGAATAAACACAACTGGTTTTGATACTTTACTCAAGAAAGCTAGCAGCTC
The Amaranthus tricolor cultivar Red isolate AtriRed21 chromosome 11, ASM2621246v1, whole genome shotgun sequence DNA segment above includes these coding regions:
- the LOC130827858 gene encoding 60S ribosomal protein L13a-4-like produces the protein MVSGSGIMAKRVVVDARHHMLGRLASIVAKELLSGQRVVVVRCEEIALSGGLVRQKMKYLRFLRKRMNTKPSHGPIHFRAPSKIFWRTVRGMIPHKTKRGAAALARLKVYEGVPPPYDKTKRVVVPDALKVLRLQKGHKYCLLGRLSKEVGWNHYDTIRELEEKRKARSQELYERKKQLNRLRVKAEKAAEEKLGAQLEILAPVKY